A stretch of DNA from Tubulanus polymorphus chromosome 6, tnTubPoly1.2, whole genome shotgun sequence:
CTATTTCAAATTATCACCTAAGGTAAGGTGAAATTACACTAAACGACACGTTCTCTGCGCCAACACATTAACAGCGCAAATGCTGGTTCATTCTTTCGAATGCATTTAAGttcttgatatttgaaaacatCGACCGTTCGTTCGATGCGATATCGTAATTCGATTCTGTGTTTCAGTAGATAAGATAACGAATCGGGTTTGATATCGTGTAGTAAATTAAACTGAACCCAATGTAAAGGTTTTATTTCATGATGTACCGGTAAGTATGAAATGTCTGGATTGAATGGGtaatattttatattgtaACATAAACTCTACATTACGCGTATGTACATTATTACAAACGGTGCGATTACAAAATTGCGTAATTTTCATAATGTGTCTAGCTTTTTAAGCCATGCACTCTGTGATGCGGCCACGGGGACTTATCAAGCCCTCGTCTGCGTtatcaaacgaaaaaaaaacttgattaAAGTTccgtattttctttttctttcagGTTGCATTAGAAACGACGAATTATGGAGCGTAACATGACTTCTATACAGAACGTTACAGTCCAGTTTATTGGGATGGACGCCGGTCCGGGTCTGGCCGGTTTAGGTAATACTACGGACGACTACATATTCGGCTATCCGGACAATGGTCGTTACATCGAAGCTTCTACTTTCGATTTCAATGACATGGAATTCAACGATACGCCAACTGGATTCCCGTGCTCGGTGTTTAACGATAGCGTTCTATGTAATATATCTTTAACCGGCATCAATGCTACAAACTCAACTTTAACGGGAAAAGGCGACGGTCTAGATCTTTGGTTGGATATCATTCTAGCCATTTCAGCCGGAATCGTCAGTATAATGACCATATTAGGAAATATATTAGTGTTAATGGCATTTGTCTTAGAGCGCGCAATTCGACAGCCAACGAACTACTTCATAGCCAGCTTAGCCGTTAGTGATCTGCTTATTggaatattttcaatgaatcttTATACGCTTTATTTGCTAATGGGTACATGGCCGCTCGGTGAGCTCATATGCGATCTATGGCTCTCGCTAGATTTCACCGTTTGTTTGACGTCACAGTACACGGTGTTCTTCATCACCGTGGATAGATTCTGTTCGGTGAAGATTCCCGCCAAGTATCGCAATTGGCGAACCGAGAAAAAGGTTTTGGCCATGGTGGCGTTTACGTGGATCATACCGACGTTAGTGTTCTTTACCTCAATCATCGGTTACCAATATTTCGTTGGCGAACGTACGGTCAAACCTGGAGACTGTTACGTTCAATTCCAGGAAAATCCACTTTTCAATTGCCTGCTTGTCATCGGCTACTATTGGACGACGTTGTTTGTAATGTGCGGTCTGTACACCGGAATTTACAAAGTCGCACTCGACTTGCAAAGAAAGTCCGAGGCAAAGCACAAAAAGATGACAAGTTTGGTATCAATGGCCGGGCAAACTATGTCGAAAATTGGTATCGGTATGTCCCGCGCACAAGAGACGAACAAGGgaaacaaaaataacaatatgtGTAACGATAAAAGGCAAGTAGCCGGTACTGAGGCATTGAATCCACCTGGAATGGATCGGACGAGAGCCACATCGACAACGAGTTTCAGCTCACAGAAACCGAACAATAAAGATGACGAACGATCGAGTAGTCCGGCTTTCCCGTCAGATACAGACAACGATAGCCATTCACCGAAACGCTGTAATTCAAACGAGACCAAGTGTCGCAAAGAGAAAAAACAATGCCAAGGTCACAAAGGACGGGAAAGCAAGAAGGAGAAAGAGAAACGTTTGAGCAGAGAAAAGAAAGATGCGAGGAAAGATAAAACGAACAGCGGTGAATCAAATCTTAAAGTTCCAGTGACAATCCCGGCGGTTCCGGGCTCGAACTCTAACACACCCCCGACCGATTCGGGTTACCATACCGTAAGTGTACATTCGTGCGATCCTCATGAAtcgcaacaacaacagcaacaacaacaacaacaacaacaacgacgTTCATCTTCCATAGAGAATCCACAAGTACCTGtggatgataataataaaccCTCCTCTTTAGAGTTGCCAGGTACTTCCATGCCGAATGCCGTCGATACGCTGTCACCAAGCGCACCCGATATCAGCCTGGTTGCCACACCCGAGCGCATCGAAGGCGTCGGTTACATCGACCAGGAGAGTCTAAAATCTGCACAATCATCCGATAATGTTAGGTTGTTAATTGATATTCTTCCAAAGCCGAACGGAAATCCTGTGCGTAGCGAGGAGCCCACAGAAACGTCCCCGATCTGGAAAAAACGCGAGTCGCTTAATTTCGAAAATACGGACGATCTGCGTAATCCAGCCATCCGAATTCAAGATCCGAGCTCGTGCAGCGGCAACAGCGTGAAGCCGATGTCGATGCAAGTCGACACAATAGACGATCACAGATCGGCCAGTAAAACGGTGACCAAACTGGCCACTAAAGACGAACTACAGCCGTTGAATGCCGGCAGCAGTTCGAAATCCGCCAAAAAGAACAAACGACACAAAATCGGCGGCCAACTGGTGTCCAACCTAGCAAAATCTGTCGGTTCCAGAAAACGAAATCGATCGAAgaaggaaaaacaaaaatcaaaatcggAAAATCGGGCGCGCAAAGCCTTGAGGAcaataacattcattttaggTGCGTTTGTATTATGCTGGACTCCGTATCACGTATTGGTGATCGTAATGGGGCTTTGCCCGAACCAAGCTGACGTATATTCCTGTGTTAACAGGCGGCTATTTGAGTTCAGTTATTGGCTATGTTACTTGAACAGTCCGGTCAACCCGTTTTGTTACGCGTTGGCCAATGCGCAATTCAAAAAGACATTTTTACGTATTCTGAATCGAGATTTTCACCGCACTTGATGACCtgtcgttttcttttcgattcAAAAAATTACGTAATTATGTATGAGAAAAGATGACGTTGAATGAGCCCACACTACACTGCGCATACACTGTGTGATATGTTTTAATCGGAAGAAAAGGGTAGCGCCGaaaattttcgatgttatGATATATCAAATCCTGGGAAGAGATTGAGGGACATTTTATTCGTTAATTCTACACTGAGATTTACATCAGTTCACTGCAGTCAGATTGAGGGACATGTTTTTGTATGCCACTCTAGTTTCTTTGATTTATCATTGTTTGGACCGTAGttactcaaaataatgcaAATGAATTTTCGGTATTCGGCACACTACGTATACCCAACATACTCGAGTCTTCCAGTCGATGCGTCTATATATGCcatacaaataaaaacatagtTCCACGCGCTAGACGTGATTCTTAAAAGCCTTCTTTAATCATCCTCCGTCCGCAGGGATTCGGGTCTTGATGGAATCGAGACACTGTCAGACAGTCTCGATGCCAGCCGGTCCGATCCCCGCCGAGGAAGAATGTATCTACAGcaacaatgattaataaatactttctcaaattgataaatgtaACTTGTTGCGGCGTAGATCGTCCCAGCGCGATTCTCATAACATCGGAAATGTTCGGCAGTGCTCGGTGATTTCCGATTCGATCGCATTTGCCGCTTCTTGTCTCGTGTCAGCCCAATTCATATTTGTTTAAAAAGACAACGTTTTAAGTTATgtacatattatatacatatcatTATAAAATGACCTATCATCATCGATAGCTATATATGAACCGATATACCAAATTCATCACTCCAATCGCCATCTCAAACTTATTTAACTTATTCACCGCGCCTGTTTGTATTGGTTGTCAGTCTGTCGGCtgaatagattttttatcatatattgTGTATGAAGTACGTGTAGAATCGCACATGTATAATTGCAGGTATATTTCAGGAATCTGCCATGCAGCTATCTTTAGCGTGTATGCTTGGAAAAAGATCATCTTGACAAGATAGTTACTCCAAAGTGgatgtgtttgtgtgtgtgtgagtgtgttTAATTTGTTTGCAACGTCATTTTCTGATAGTTTATCTCAAACTCAAGCCCTCTTGCACGACATCTGCGGGTATAATGAGGTCATTTCATTCCAACTAAAGCAAGTCACCCGAATTTGGTAAAATTCCTAAGACCACGTAGTTTATAGTAACGTTCTCCATCGATCGATACGGATCACGAATACGCGTAAACGTATTTTGGACCATGAATGTAAGATCTAATGACTGGTCGGTGCCGTCAGTTATAGTGAATGAGAGAACAGCGATTTCCTATCGTGTATACATTTCCAAACGCGCTCATTAATCACCCAGCCTTTAATGTACACTCAAATCAACGATACATTACGACGAATATCCACATTTCATTAAGCCAGGCACATGTAAACACATTGTTTCGGTCCCCAGTCACGTATAGTCCTTCATCGGATTTGAACAGAGCAAATGGTGAAAGCATTAACGCCGAGAAAACTGCGGTTTTACGGTGTTTGCTCAGCGAATTCCCCTCGTctcttttttcgttttttttttctcgtctGAAAGCATTGCAAAATCCTATCGCCGATTCACCGGTCAATTTGTTGGCGTTTCACGTTTCACCGTCATAACAGTAAGTGTGCGTGTATGTGCGAGTGTGCGTGAGACGATGCATGTGCCTGATGTGTTGTGGCCGTGAGTGAAATGCACGAGTGCGTGTCCTTAAAACAAAATGTCTGTTTACAAAATGTCTGttgtaaaaacaaaattttcgcTTCGATCATAAAATGAATAGCTCAGATTTTCGAAGTTTTAGCGGTGATTATAAGATTTAGGAAAGGAAAAATCGGCCTAAGACTAAGATTTACCATAGTGATCCATCCCCATAATGGTACAAAATAGCGGTGATGTCTATTGCAAATATGCGCACTGGCGCACCGCTATTCGGGTAGCGTTTTGTAGCGagaggttcaaatccctgccgagTGATGATGGAACTATGGAATGCCAAGATACGTTATTGATTTGTACTTATTAGTGTACGTGGGGCGCGTACTTTAAGAAGAAAGCCCCTCGCTCGTCGTCTCGCTTCAGCCCTTTAGAATATCGTGGTTTTCAAAGCGAATAAGAATCGTCGACGGAATACCTGCGCTGGGCCCGAGTTGTTTATTATTCGCATTTACGGCTATATCGTTTAAAACGTGTGAGCGAGTCTTGAGTCCGTTTGAGATGATTGTTGAGCGTGATTCGTGTTAATTGTTGCGCTTTTTGTAGGTTTGTTAACGTTGATGTAGATCTATTCAAATTCAGCTAAAACTGTTCACTAAAACTTAATTTCTGACTCATACTgttgttgaaaaaatattcggGTTTTGATCCGTTGAAcagttttttttgttattgtttttacGTTGGGAACGTCTTTATATACATATGTTACTTAACAATAACTGTGATTGTATCGTCATGTAGATGCCAAATGAATGTTATGACGGAAGAAtcgaaatatcaaaacgtggATGTTTTTCcggtgaaaaaaattgaatcggTTTTTTTCGGGGGAATGTTCGATTAAAACTCGTGCTTAACGATGTATGAACACATTTTGCGGGGCGTGTTTATTTTCTTGATGAGAGCGTTTTTGGTCATGAAACGAACGGTGGAACGAATGAGACTGAACTGAATGTTGGTTCCGGGGTAATTTATCGAGTAGGTTCATTATACTTAAACGATTTGGATGAAATACGTTCAGATGGACGGAGTGTGCGTTAGTTTTTCTGTTGGTGTGATTCATTCCTCTGAATGCGTGAAACGAATGACTGAAAACTCGACGTAATTTTTACAGTCGCTTCTATGCGATCGTGAATTCGCAAACGGCAAACacacattcaaattcaatgttTGACTGAGTTTGGCTTcagaaaacttcgaaaaacATGCTTATAAGTGCAAAGCACCGCAACGTAGTAATTCGGACTTCGTTGACATTTATGGAAAAGTGGGCTTTTATCTTTTTGTTTCCACCCCGGGATTAACATTATAAATATGCTAGCGCATCCCCTCTTGTAACACCCGCAATATATTcctaaatatacaaaataaaaaaaagacACCGAACTCGTAACGATGTGTTATGATTATGTACATTGATATCCTGTATTCACTGTTCGTAACAATTCTTATGATGATTTATTGTATAAAACAGTGCAAGAAACTATATAGAACTACTTTTCCAACTCTGTCTTTTTTcctttcacatttttctcCTTTTGTCCACTCAAAGACGATATGTCATCATCTTCCAGTGCCCTATAAATTGCCTCTTATCGCACGCTCTTCCATAAATAAGGCTTCTATTCCCCAAGAGGATTGATACCGAGCCTCCCAACATGATCTATTGGAAATAAGCGATTGAAAGCGGCTGACTCCACTAAAATACTGCTACTCACAAACTGATGGTGCTAGTTTGACGGTCGTCTCATCAAGAGACGAGAAAAGATGATCGAAAGATGACGACGTTTAAGTTAgctcatttcaaaatgatgataacggctgatttattttatttctataactCTTGACATTTTGCTTAGACATCTTTCCAAAAACTGCAACACTACTCAGATCACACCAAATCCCTGACCAAAGTAATTCTAATTTGATGCCGCATATATCTTTTAGGACGAGATCTTGTATATAGAATGATACGACTTTCCATTTGCTTGTTCACCGCCGCAACTTGCATCAGGTTCTAACACGCAAGGCAACGGGCACTTACTGGCGTCTACAGCGGTTTGGGTCGACTGTATCGCACTGCCGCAACTACAATAAAACCTACAAATACACaaacatattgatattatatcgATATAAACATCAAGGCGGGTCATAGCGAGTGCAGTGCTGATTTCACTGCAACCTGTCAATAGAATGATAACTATTTGTCCCATAAGCATTATGTATTTtcataatcagcaggaatcgACAGCAACACAGGCATCCCCAACGTTACGCTCTGTTAGCACGAAATGGTTGGATGCGTCGTACACCTCTTGTTTTAACTATATACATGGTCAACAGCTGTGCGATTTTATCTGAACGAATGTATTCAAAAGATTCAGCATTCATCTGGATTTATAcaacgtataaactagtttaaacGTCCATGAAACAACTAACGTTTTCGACGAAGTAGGTTTAGCGATATCCATATTCGAAGCATTGTCCCACTCCAGAGATAACTCAATAAATATATGTCTAAACCTGGCAAATACGCTGAATATCAAAACCAGGGTTTTAGGCTTATGGTGTCAAATGCACTAGATTGGAAAACGATTTTcgtatttttgaaaatccCGGAATATCTCTAGAAAAACTTGCGTTAAATACTTAAATATTTACTTAAATGATTACTTACATATTTTGTATAGCCATGTAACTTAAACCTAAGTTTTTGCAGTTAGTTTCACATGCCGAAGTAGTATATACGCCTTGGACACCATAAGTGAAGGAACCAGTTGATACCGTATCTTCGTAGCAGCCGAGAAGAGTAGCTGAAATaaacgaaatgtataagaCTGTTATAGACCCAATTTAAATATCATAACTTTTCAATTGAAGACCTTTCTACTTTAGGTAACGACGTACGATTATATACTGTTTTATGTATTTAAGCACACGTTCTCTGTGTGAATAGCGAATaacgattgaaataatatgataatcgTATTAATGTTGttagaaatatcgaaaaaaattgaaatgaccAAATACAAAGATCGAATCGATTCCCTTGATGTACAAAATGCCCAGCGTccccaaaatttcaataaagcAGAAATGATTGACAAATAAAAATTTGTGTAATTTGTAAAAACTCACCCGCAGAAGTAAAACCGATGGCAAAAACCACGGACAAACAAACCACTGAATAAGTTCTCATCGTCATCTTCATACTACAGTGTCAGGAAATGTTATGACTTTTCTTGACCAACTCAACTGGGCTTTATCAATTATGTGATTGGACGCTGCCATTTAAACCTTTTGAAGTATAATCATCAGGCTGTTGGCCTGAACATGTGTGTTTCTCGGTTCATTAATCAATCCCTTGTTTCAAGTCTGCCACGTTTACCGATTCGCGATCACCAATTTAATCTGTATTTGTTTCCGAAATAAGTGATAATGAGTGCTCATGCTTGGCTACTACCAGACAATGAAACTGCAAACGCCAAAACAACAAAATGTTTGCGC
This window harbors:
- the LOC141907488 gene encoding muscarinic acetylcholine receptor gar-2-like gives rise to the protein MERNMTSIQNVTVQFIGMDAGPGLAGLGNTTDDYIFGYPDNGRYIEASTFDFNDMEFNDTPTGFPCSVFNDSVLCNISLTGINATNSTLTGKGDGLDLWLDIILAISAGIVSIMTILGNILVLMAFVLERAIRQPTNYFIASLAVSDLLIGIFSMNLYTLYLLMGTWPLGELICDLWLSLDFTVCLTSQYTVFFITVDRFCSVKIPAKYRNWRTEKKVLAMVAFTWIIPTLVFFTSIIGYQYFVGERTVKPGDCYVQFQENPLFNCLLVIGYYWTTLFVMCGLYTGIYKVALDLQRKSEAKHKKMTSLVSMAGQTMSKIGIGMSRAQETNKGNKNNNMCNDKRQVAGTEALNPPGMDRTRATSTTSFSSQKPNNKDDERSSSPAFPSDTDNDSHSPKRCNSNETNREKKDARKDKTNSGESNLKVPVTIPAVPGSNSNTPPTDSGYHTVSVHSCDPHESQQQQQQQQQQQQRRSSSIENPQVPVDDNNKPSSLELPGTSMPNAVDTLSPSAPDISLVATPERIEGVGYIDQESLKSAQSSDNVRLLIDILPKPNGNPVRSEEPTETSPIWKKRESLNFENTDDLRNPAIRIQDPSSCSGNSVKPMSMQVDTIDDHRSASKTVTKLATKDELQPLNAGSSSKSAKKNKRHKIGGQLVSNLAKSVGSRKRNRSKKEKQKSKSENRARKALRTITFILGAFVLCWTPYHVLVIVMGLCPNQADVYSCVNRRLFEFSYWLCYLNSPVNPFCYALANAQFKKTFLRILNRDFHRT